A stretch of DNA from Arachis hypogaea cultivar Tifrunner chromosome 19, arahy.Tifrunner.gnm2.J5K5, whole genome shotgun sequence:
ATAGGACGGTAATTTAGAAaagatgataaataattattatattcttttctttCCTATAGTGTCTAACGTTTAATTGAATAAAATTGAACATTTTGTCAAGAAATTTTACTATAAATGGAAAGCAAAAAAGACAATCTTCTTCTGTTGTTGGTTTGGTGGCTATTAATTTGACACAACTTTATGAAGATGTAAACTTATCGACTTTTAAGGTACACCCACCAAGCGGTGACATACATAGTGGCCAAAATGTTGACCCTTTTGCTGATTATGAAGATAATCTTCCATTATATTAAGAATTTAAGTTAGTAGTTTGTAAGAGATATGATTTATTAGTAATATATCAACATATATGTTttcactttttataatttttattgattgtaGTTGTTAATACTTATGATGATTCAATGTTGGATGTGGATTTAGAAGATTATTTTATACCATCCTCAAAAACTTTAAACGATATATACAAATTTTATTTGTATGTTTATTTGCATCTTTGTGTACATCATGGACTAAATTGTATCGATATGACAACTGAGTATCTAAAGAGAGTTCATTCGGCAGGTGTGTGGGATATAGGAGATCCTATTTATCAATGTCAACATTATAAAGTATGGATGTGGCCTAATAAAAGGCTTGCTAAATCCAAATAGTCACTACAACCAAAATTTTCATTATGTTGTATGGAAGGAAAGATCGAGCTTCCTTTACTTTTTGTGTCTCCTAATGAGCTCATTTAGCTTCATATTGAAGAAGATCAAAGAAGTAttcattttctaaaaaatataggCATTTAATTCAATGTTTTGTTTTACATCAATGGCTGAAAAAATTGACCGTGGGTGAACAATGGGACTGCTCCtccaatttttaagtttgggaGTCAAAACTACCATAGCATTGGTAGCCTGCTTCCTCCAAATAATCTATGACCAACATTTGCCCAGCTATATATCTATGACACAGAAAATGAGATTGATAATCGAATAGCAGACTTTGGTAATTTTCATGCAACCAgtcaaatattttagttattttttatttgtgagagagaataacataaattttattgtgttttttttttgcagTTCTAATGAAGCTATAAATGAGCGGGATAGGAAAATTGTGACAATATTAAGAAACATGCTAGATAAATATAATAGTTTGGTAAAGGGTTTTCACGATGCAAGAGATAGGTACCAACAGAAAAATTGCACAGACATAAAACCTAAGTTGATTAGTAAAAGGACTATAGATGGTaagacatacaacttgccatctgCATCTGAAGTGGCTGCATTGATTGTTGGTGATGTTGAACAACAAAGCAAAGATAGAGATATTATTATAGAGAGTCAAACTAGAAAGCTCCAACGGCTTGATGTTTTTCACCCATCTTATTTAGCCTTGCAATGTCTATTGTTGTTTCCGTATGGGGATGATGGGTTTCATTTGGGTATTGCAACATCAGATTCTATCTCTGTTAggcctacaaaaaaaaaaaaaaacaaaacaatcacTTTGCGATAATTCTTTGCTTTTTGCCTACAGAAAAGGACGAGTGAATCTCCGTTAATTCTAAAATCAAAGAGATTATTCCAACATTTTTTAGTGGGTGCATACACAATGGTGGAATCAGAGAGGTTAAAATTCTTTAGGTGTAAACAACCACAGTTGAGAATTGATAAATACAAATGTCTGCATGAAAGTCTTATAAACTGGGATGTAGATGCTGCAAGGCTTGGCAAAAGAATCATTCTTTCCAATACTTTTACCAGTGGCCCTAGGTACATGATGAATAATTGCAAAGATGCATCTGCAATTTGCAAATATGCAGGATATCCTAGCTAGTTTATCACTATGACCTGTAATCCTGAATGGGATGAGATAAAAAGAGAAGTGACTCCCATTGATTGAAGGCAGAAGACCGCCCTGATATATTATGTCGAGTTTTCAAAATCAAGCTTGATGTTTGATTGATGACCTAAAAGAGGGAAAAATCTTTGGCAAAATTTTGGGATGTAAGTCTGTGTTTATGCAATACCTTATTAAAATCTTATGTTGTAATGTTTTACTCATTTGTCTTTTCCAATTTTCAGATGTTTGCACTATAGATTTTCAAAAGAGAGGACTTTTGCATGCACATATCCTTTTATTCATGAGTAACAAGTTCAAGCCACAAATACCATatgacatagacaaacatataacgGCTGAAATTCCTGATGAAAATGAAAGGCTAAATCTATATGGAGCTGTTCAAAATTACATGGTACATGGTACATGGTCCATGTGGTTCGTACAACAAGAATTCACCTTGCATGAAGAATGGATCCTGTTCAAAGTTTTATCCCAAAGAGTTTAGACAGCGAACACTCATTGATGAAGTTGGGTTTCCCAAATATAGGCGTACTAATAACGGTCGAACTGTGAAGAAAATGAAATGTGTACTAGACAATAAGTTAATTGTTCCGTATAATCTAGAAATCAGGAATACACATGCCAAACAAATTCTATTAAGTATCTGTGTAAGTATGTACACAAGGGTAATGATTGCATAATAGCTACCTTATACAACACTGGTGATTTGTTAGAAACCATACAAGTTGTTGACAAAATCAGGAATTACTACGATTGTAGGTACATTTCGGCATGTGAGGCAGTCTGGCATTTATTTGGATACaaaatccaagagaaagaaccATTTGTAATTAGACTTCCATTCCATTTGGAGGATGAGCACCTGTGGTTTATAGTAAAACTTCTAATATAAATGATATCGTCGAAAGAGCAGTATCTCGTAAGTCCATGTTTATTGGGATGGATGGTGGCTAACATGTCATATCCCTATGCTCGAAGTTTGACTTATACTGAGTTTCCAACCAAGTTTGTTTGGAAGGACAATACTTTAAAGTGGTTTCCTCGAAAGCAAAGCTTTGCAATTGGAAGGTTGACTCATGTACCTGCAGGTAATGACgagtttatattcaattttgatcttatttgtttgatgatttaaatttaaaatcttaacagCATGTACCCCACGCCTATTTTATTCGATTTATCAACACTAGAAAATAAATGTTCAAATAACTTTCAACAATTATAATCTAATGCTCTATAGATTATACAATTTTAGCATTGTtctctattttttataaaaaataattttatacgcaTGTGTACCTATATAATAATTGAAATCGTGTAACCTAATTCATTTAGCAACTTAGAAGTGAAATTTTAACCAAATTTTTTTGCAGCAAATACCGAAGAATATTACTAACAGCTTTTCTTAAATACTCAAAGAGGATGTATGAATTTTTAAGATTTAAGAACAGTAGAAAGAACAATTCATGCTACTTATAAAGATGCATACTTCACTCTTGGACTCTTACAAGATGACAGAGAATTCATGGATACAATTAAAGAAGTAAGTTCGTGGGCCTCAGAATCATATGTCAGGAGGTTGTTTATCATTCTATTAACATCCAATAATATCTCAAGACCAGAACATGTCTGGGATAGATGTTGGCATGAACTCTCAGATGATATTTTGTATCGACAAAAAACCATGTTGAACATGAGGGGTGagttttattaattgcaattataAAAATCCTTTATTATTGATCATTTTTActttgattgaatttttataataTCGTATAATATGTAGAGTTAACCATGTCAGATGATGAGATTAAGCAATTGTGCTTAATGGATATAGACAAGATCTTATATTCCTATAATAAAACCTTGAAAGATTATCCTCCTATACTTTTAGCAATTGAAGTTGATAGTTCTTTGTTAATTGAAAGGGTTATCAGGGAAGAGCTAAACTTTAACAGGGATGAGTAAAAGAAAAATGCCTCAGACATGTTAGCCATCTCAGCACTTGAGTAGAAACATGCATTCGATAAAATTGTTACACCTGTGTATTGTGATGAAGGAGATTTTTTCTTTGTGTATGGTCATGGGGTACTGGAAAAAATTTCTCTGGAACCTTATGTCTGCTGAGATTCGCTCAAGGGGTGATATTGTATTAAACGTTGCTTTAAGTGGTATTGCATCTTTACATCTTCCCAATGGAAGAACGACACACTCAAAGTTCAAAGTACCACTGAATATAACTGAGGATTCTGTATGCATGTAATATCAAACCTGGTTCCCCTCAAGCAATATTACTGTTGAAAGCCAAACTTATAATTTGGGATAAGGCTCCAATGGTTAGTAGGTACTGCTATGAAGCGCTTGATAAATGTTTGAGTGATATCATGAGGTTTTCTCCAATATATAACAAAGATTTTCTctttggaggaaaagtggttgTACTAGGTCGAGACTTTAGACAAATCCTTCCTGTCATTCCATGAAGATCAAGATAAGATATCGTTTATTCAACTGTGAATTTGTCTTACCTTTGAAAATTTTGTCAGGTgctcaaactaacaaaaatatgagACTCTCTGTAGGGACAACTTCTTCAAATCAAGATGAGACTGAGCAATTTGGTGAATGGTTATTGAAAGTTGGTGATGGTCTAATAGGTGACAATATAGATGGTGAATCTGAGATATGTCTTCTAGAAGATATTGTCATTCCTTCTTCGGACCAGACATTTGATGAATTGGTTCATTTTTCTTGAAAACATGCCTTCAAAGGATTTTTTCAAAGCAAGAATTATACTGGCTCCCACGTTGGACATTGTTAAAAAGGTCAACAACTATCTGATAGCTATCATTCTTAGAGGAGAAAAATTATATCTTAGTTCGGGTTCAATTTGTATGGATGAAGGGAATATGGAAAGTCAACTAAATCTCTATGGACCTGAATTATTGAATAGCATAAATTGCTTTAGTTTGCCTCCACATAACTTAATACTCAAGGTTGGTGTTCCGGTGATGTTATTGAGGAATATTGACCAATCTAGTGATTTTTATAATGGTACAAGATTACAAGTTAGGAAGCTTGGAAATCATGTCATAGAATGTGAAGTTTTAACGGGTAACAACGTTGGTCATATTGTTTTGATTCCAAGAATGAATATGGTACCAACAAATGAAACTGTCCCAATTATATTTCAACGAAGATAATTTTCCATAATAGTATTGTTTGCCATGACAATTAATAAGTCTCAGGGACAAACTTTATCTTATGTTGAATTGTACTTGTCCAAACCAGTTTTTACACATAACCAACTATATGTGGCactttcaagagttaagagtaagagaattttaaaaattttacttatgAATCATGTAGAAATATCTGCAAATTCAACCATTAATATTGTTTatagaaaagtttttgaaaaaataggattttaatataaatattttaattttattttaaattttgtattaaaattaatgtataattattttacttaaaaaaatgtaaaatgataattactcattatttttaaattaaattttaattttgataataatttaaaaaatttttatttttataatttttttttgtgttgagcTCGGTTCATACACGAGTTTAAAGATAAAAATCAGTTCCTACAAATGGATATACAGATTGAGGTTTGAGCCGACGAATTTAGACTATTTTGACGATATTAGCGGTCTTGTTCCATACAATCAAATcgatttgataataattttttaaaaaaaaaaggaaaaaaaaaaaaggaaaaaacacaCTCGTTGTTTCACATATTTGCTCCAATATGCTAGTTGCCAAATGCCAACACAAAGTCAGTAGCAAAAAAACCAACGCTCGGAGACGAAAAGGGAAAGAGATGCACTTCAACTGTCCAGCATAACAACAACGCTCAATTCGCACAAAGGTGAAAGCTTCTTATTACTCTACCTTCTTCCCATggtattctctctctctctctctctctctctctctctctctcatatgtGTTGTTCTTGATTGATCCATTTGAGTGTGTTTCTATGTTTCAGGATTATCTTAAAACCGCTCTTCCTTCTCAAATAATGTCTGAAAGAGGTTCCAATCTGGTCGTCATCAACCCAGGTACGCAGCAAAACATCCGTTTTCGCTCATCACCCTTTTGCTCATACCTcactaagaacataaaaaaatcTCAACTTTCTTGCCGCCCTTTTCAATTCAGGCTCTGCAAATGTTAGAATTGGCTTGGCTTCACAGGATACCCCTTTCAATATCCCTCATTGCATTGCTCGCCACACTAAACAAGTTCCTAGGAGGAATGTCCAAGATCAGGTTTTTGGATTCTCTGATTAATTATTTCTTTTATCTCATACTCTATATGATTTTTTACACCCTTTTCTGTTGGCATACGTTTTAGTATAATAGGATaattattgttttttgtttttcatgcgTGTAGATGCTTAATAGTCAGATTACAACTGCACAGCATATGGAAAGGGAGAAGGCTTATGATGTTGTAAGTTATAACACATTGCAAAGCTGAAATTGAAATTTCTGTGTTGCTGTTTTGCTAATCTTGATTTTGTTGATATTTGAGATTGCATCAATATTGAAGATACCATTTCTCGATGAAGAAGCACCGAGTAATGCATTCCCTCGTAAGGTATATGGCATTTCCTAGTTTGCTTACATTCTAATCACCTGTTCACTATGTTTTCTTTCATGTACATTTCTTGATTCTTATGCTGTTGGAGTCTTTGTAATGTGAAATTGTTTTGACTTCCCTAAGCTTTCTGTTTGTGCATGAGACTACTAGTGTCCCCTTCAATGCATTCCTGTGGAGTGAAGTCTGGTAACTTTATTTTACTTCTTGTGTTGAAGCTTTTAAGCTGAACATGAGTAATGAACTGCTGAGCACAAATATGTTGCAGACAAATGTACTATTTGTGAGGGAACATTGTTGTTCAATTGACCCCTTGGTGGCATTCTTATGTTTCGATAATGCtggtacttttatttattccccTTAAGATAGCTTAAACATGTGATGCTTAACAGGTGCGTTCATGCTCTAATGCAAGCACGTGCGTATACATTCACATTACACTACTTATAATTTATTCTTGTTTATTCCATATATGTTCAGTGTCATTAAGATTGCATGCCTGAAGATTTGCATTTCTACATGCTGGCCAAGTCACTGAATTAATGACTTTTACGTTGTGTTAATACTATAAACTTCAATATAATTTTTGTGCAGATGGGACGTGTTGATGGACATAATCCACATATTATCAGGAAAGATTTGCCCTTCTCTTGGACTAATGTATATGAGGTCGTTAGTATGTCTTCAGCTTTAGGTAAACAGAAGTTTTACCTAGTACTTTGCTGTGTTCCTTGGTTTTAACTATATCTTTGggatattttttaatgtaaaattgTAAATTAGCTTGCCATTTGATTCATCTCATCTTTTTAACAAGGTACATAATGTGAGCTGCGAAGTGCCCATTTTGAGTATGATGTGAACAAATTAATGATAGAGCTGATAATTAAAGAGTGTATTTCAATTATTATTTGAAAAGCCTGAAGATTAAGATATAGTTACTAAATAGGACTATTAGAATTGGATTTTTGATAATAGTAGTGGGTATTGACCGGGGGCAGGGATAGAATTTTGCCCTTTCCTTGACTGGAGAATGAGTAGCTTTTTGGCTCCTTATGATCCATTATTAGAATTATGGACTTGCATAAGTTT
This window harbors:
- the LOC140182349 gene encoding uncharacterized protein, with the translated sequence MGYWKKFLWNLMSAEIRSRGDIVLNVALSGAQTNKNMRLSVGTTSSNQDETEQFGEWLLKVGDGLIGDNIDGESEICLLEDIVIPSSDQTFDELVNNYLIAIILRGEKLYLSSGSICMDEGNMESQLNLYGPELLNSINCFSLPPHNLILKVGVPVMLLRNIDQSSDFYNGTRLQVRKLGNHVIECEVLTGNNVGHIVLIPRMNMVPTNETVPIIFQRR